In the genome of Pempheris klunzingeri isolate RE-2024b chromosome 3, fPemKlu1.hap1, whole genome shotgun sequence, one region contains:
- the znf330 gene encoding zinc finger protein 330, giving the protein MPKKKTGARKKAENRKEREKQSRANREHVDVAKHPCNSNMDCDKCQRKQKNRAFCYFCNSVQKLPVCAQCGKTKCMKASDCVIKHPGIHTTGLAMVGAVCDFCEAWVCHGRKCLSTHACVCPLTDADCIECERSVWDHGGRIFRCSFCQNFLCEDDQFEHQASCQVLQAETYKCVSCNRLGQHSCLRCKACYCDDHAKSKVFKQERGKAPPCPKCGHETQETKDLSMSTRTLKFGRQAGADDDDDYYDGASGYDSYWKNLASGGGGQQDDYGEEDNDEEEEEEEDDDEEEEEEEEEEEEEDEEEEEEGEEEKAADAMAGLKLNGPV; this is encoded by the exons ATGcccaaaaagaaaacaggtgCCCGGAAAAAGGCTGAGAACCGAAAGGAACGAGAGAAACAGAGTCGAGCCAACCGGGAACATGTTGATGTGGCCAAACACCCCTGCAACTCCAACATG GACTGTGACAAATGTCAGAG aaaacagaagaacagagcTTTCTGCTACTTCTGTAACTCGGTGCAGAAGCTGCCTGTCTGCGCTCAGTGTG gCAAAACAAAGTGCATGAAGGCATCAGATTGCGTGATTAAACATCCGGGGATCCACACAACTGGTTTGGCCATGGTG GGGGCAGTGTGTGACTTCTGTGAAGCCTGGGTGTGCCACGGCAGGAAATGTCTGAGCACTCACGCCTGTGTGTGTCCGCTGACTGATGCAGACTGCATCGAGTGTGAACGCAGTGTCTGGGACCATG GAGGGCGAATCTTCCGCTGTTCCTTTTGCCAAAACTTCTTATGTGAGGATGATCAGTTTGAGCACCAGGCAAGCTGCCAAGTCCTTCAAGCAGAAACATACAAAT GTGTTTCCTGTAATAGACTGGGACAACACTCCTGCCTGCGCTGTAAG GCCTGTTACTGCGATGACCACGCCAAGAGCAAGGTGTTCAAACAGGAGAGAGGCAAAGCGCCACCCTGCCCCAAGTGTGGTCACGAGACCCAGGAGACCAAAGACCTCAGCATGTCCA CTCGCACCCTGAAATTTGGCCGCCAGGCGGGTGCCGACGATGACGACGATTATTACGACGGAGCGTCAGGGTACGACTCCTACTGGAAGAACCTCGCATCTGGAGGCGGAGGCCAACAGGATGATTACGGAGAGGAAGACAacgatgaggaagaggaggaggaggaggatgatgatgaggaagaggaggaggaggaggaggaggaggaggaggaggatgaagaggaggaagaagaaggtgaagagGAAAAGGCTGCTGATGCCATGGCTGGTCTTAAGCTGAACGGGCCTGTCTAA
- the il15 gene encoding interleukin-15: protein MTDFMTALLVILFQPTCPGDKRAKGVPFQLTCNLCQERHTIQVWLCFLVLSFLSTSTYAASTYAPSLPDTEDVQICLERLIPAIKKSDAMLYAPLTKDEDCKIMSLSCYMLELIMVIIEEEIDDNTDHCILEFNENLPHEANSVSGCPPCETYSLQNITVFLDSLKDLLKEMTIKYT, encoded by the exons ATGACAGACTTCATGACGGCGCTCCTGGTGATCCTCTTCCAGCCCACATGCCCTGGAGACAAGCGAGCG AAAGGAGTGCCGTTCCAGTTGACCTGTAACCTTTGCCAAGAGAGACACACAATTCAGGTCTGGCTTTGTTTCTTAGTTCTGAG CTTCTTGAGTACTTCTACGTATGCTGCTTCTACATATGCTCCTTCTTTGCCTGATACAGAAGATGTACAGATTTGCTTAGAGAGACTGATCCCGGCCATTAAG AAATCTGATGCCATGCTGTATGCTCCATTAACTAAGGAT GAGGACTGTAAAATTATGTCACTCAGCTGTTACATGTTGGAGTTGATAATGGTCATTATTGAGGAAGAAATTGATGATAATACAGATCACTGCATCCTTGAGTTCAACGAGAATCTGCCTCATGAAGCTAACTCT GTTTCAGGGTGTCCACCATGTGAAACCTATTCGCTTCAAAATATTACAGTATTCCTGGACAGTCTAAAAGACCTTTTGAaagaaatgacaataaaatacacGTAA